The DNA window atgtGTAGTGAAAATCTTCTGTAACTTTGGATAAAGAGGTAACTGatctttttaaaaggagaacTCATTTACTTGGGGCATGTTCTGATGGCCTGGATCCATCTTACAGACTGAACTCAGCATCcgtttttttaaagattttaggttttgtttccaatattaagattttttttttaaattggagtTGAAGCAATAGGAGGATGAGAGATGGATTGTGCACGACTGTGTCTTGAGGGCAAAGATACTGCAGTTTGAAACTTGGCCCTAAAGTATTGAAAATGAAACTTACAAATCCCAGTGCATTGTgtgacagcagcttttcctgtaGGATGTGCAGCATCACAAAGACTTCATCAGTGGGGTTGGGGGTGCTTGGAGCTTTGTCCTGTGCCACTCTGGGATGTCATGAACCAGGACTTCAcctgccaccagcccagctcaCCCTCTGCCACCGCAGCTCCTTGGACCttgtgtccccagagcagacacaaagtgtttctgctgctccccCTTTGCACAAAtccacagagagctgggatttttccaaGTCTCGTGTCTCCACTGGGCCATATTCCCAAGGaaccagcagcacatcctgatGAATACAGTGAGTTACGTGGATGGTTGTCAGCTCCACTGCCTGCCTAGAAATCCTGAAACTGCTTCTAAAtgctgctccttcagctcctggacaccttctcacacagagctgggaaaaaaatcccctggcCACTGGCTAAAAGGTGAGTTATGCCAAAGTTAGAGCTCTGTGGGaaatctctctccctccctgtccttTTAATGTATCTGTGCATGGGGGTGTGCATGGATGTGTCTTGTATGCAAAGGAAGGAGCGTGCAAGCAACGTGACTGACACTGTCACTGTCCATGCTATTCCATACCCATGGGTACAGAGACATTCTGGAaaccctggcacagacagggccTTCTGTCCATGGGTACAGAGACATccaagagcccctggcacacacagagccttctgtccatgggtacagagacatccaagagcccctggcacacacagagccttctgtccatgggtacagagacatccaagagcccctggcacacacaggcctggcacacacaggcctggcagcacaggttgctttccccacaggctgcaggagatgAGAACACAACATTTGCCAACACTGACTGCAAGCCACAGCTGCGGGTGCTCCCCGtgaacctcagctctggcaccACTGTCTGCCCCAAGCTtcaggggctgcagtgggagcccggctgggctctgccctggggccatcctgcagggacagctgcaaacagggagcattcccttgccaccaagagccaagccagggctgcagggcagctgctccagcccggactgcactgctgagtgctgtgctctgggctggggctccccgCACAGGGGACTGGACTGGtgtgccagaggagacagagaagctgcagcttcagcctaaCTGAGGTGGgtgcatgggctgggaagagtgggGAGGCTCAAGGGGATTCAcagagctcatcctgctgcaAGGACAAAGAAAAGGGAGTGGGAactcagcagtgaggagagctgagggctggagagcagctctgaaggacACTAAAATCCCATTGGACCTCTGAgacattgctgctcctcagccagtgacaggatgagtcCCTAAGCCTGGGGCTCGGCCTTCCTCGTGGTGAGGGGCAccaaggaaggcagcagtgtgATGGagcctgccatgggctgggaacTCACcgggggaaaagagggagcagttgggaagtaaaaggcaggtgggggagagaactgttcagagaagggctgagctacagcttgagcaagctgcaaaatgtcatttggggtcatcccagaTTGATTTCATCTCAGAAGTTATtgaacaagtttattttttgggtGGTGGCATGTTTTCCCTGGGAGGTGTACACTCTGCAACTTgagctgtgttgctgaaatgctcaagcaagtctgtgctgcaggtcacaccatttcttctttggctgattCTGGCCcggtgctgagctccagcagagccctggcagagcccagagcagcctcagcacccgcagagcccggctgcaaggagagaaagcagaaagcgCCCGTCAGCTGAAggctcctgtccccttgtcccagccGCCCGCggtgcccaggccatgctggccgtgcccagagcggtgcccagagctgcccatcactgctgcctttggcagcagagcaggagggcaggacatgtgcccagcctgcagccagccacggcacatccagccctcagcagctgcccgcagcaggatgctcctgtgctCGCTGCCATCTCCCCAAAGCTCTGATCCCACCATGCCAAGCAGACGGGACCCACCTGACGCCATCCACcgctggaagaaaagctggtcCCAAACGATGTCCTCAGACTTCTCCAAGGGCACGGCCCATCCACGCCgcagctgctcccaagcacTTCCCCATCCAGACTGGACCCCACCTAGAACGCTTCCTctagaaaaacacacaagaaattattgaaaatagattacagacaaaaaggggaacaagaaaaaaggtcaaaaatctTCTCTCTGTCAGGGGCTTGAGGAAGGCCCAACCCCTGCATGCCAGGGAAAACCCCACCCATGGGTGAGGGAAGCCCAGGATTTCTCCCTTGccccctgcactgccccccAAAATAATGGTGATCCCAAAGCAAAcaagggcaggggagcagcccaagcccttccttgcctgcaaagcaaagcagcccctgcacaggtTCTGGagtcccacctctgctcccaccatgggggtttgtttgtgtcgggctggctgccccagccccagccccagcctggggcacggtgggtgctgggggctgttggcagggccaggagcccacTCCCATTTCGTACCCACCCCAGCCcatctccccagccctgccaaaagcagcctggcagccgACTGAAGGATCAGCTGCATCCGCCCCAGCAAAGGGGGAACCTTtggctcccagccaggctgtgcaatGCCCAAATCTGGGAGCATCCCCCTGCGTGTGGACTCATCTGCaaattccctgtggagcctggctttggagaagGTGTCAGAACCAAAGTCCATCATCTTCAGCCTACCGGTGGCCAGGTGGAGCAAGAGCTTGTCATCCTTGATGTCGTCCTcgctgtctccagcagcagcagccccacctggtacagcttctccaggggctccttctccttccctgggtgAGCCCAGGCTGTCAGGGTTCTGCCCAGGGCCCCAGCTGTCAGGGAACCAGGACAAGCAAAACCAGCTCGGATAGCGGccaccagtgctgggcagagcagctcagctccagcacaagGGCTGCGTGTTCCCATCTGATGACCCCTGGGCAGTGACACAGGCAGTGACAAAATGTCTGGGTTCCTTTGCTTCTCATTGCCAAGGTGTGTGTGGAGCTGTAACTTACCAGGGCCCTGCATCAAAGTGTGCCTGTGGCTCTCTCCCTTCTTCTAGGGCAGGTGAATATCCTGCATCCAGGGATCACAGAACAGCTCTTCTAACGAGGGCCTTTCCATGTCCAGCATGGATAAACACCTCCTGATCACATCTTGGCACTCTGGGCAGAGAAACCAGAACCCACCGGTCAGTTGGAGAAGGCTCCTGTTGGCTTTGCCCCACTATTCCcgtgcccaggccatgctggatgtgctcagagctgggcctAAACTTTCCCATCAATTCCCTGTtttggaggagagcaggagagcagcacatgtgccccctcctcagcagctgccagagcggGATGCTcacgagctgctgctgtctcccagcactggtatTGCCCCCGTGGCCAGAGATGAGGATCCACCTGGAGAGAGCCGTTGTGGCAGCGAGAGCTGATGGTCCCAGCTGATGTTCCGGCCCCTCCTGAAAGGGTGCTCCCCGCAGACCATCTGGTGcagcaggatgcccagggaccagatggtGGCTGGCTTGCCATAGTACCAGCCAGCGTGGGTCCATTCCGGGGGGCTGTATGACCGTGTTCCTATGGAATACAAATGGGGTTCagcagggggatgctgctgctcccagagcctggccccagcatccctgggcatGCGGGGGCTGCCCCAGTGGCACACGGGGTGACCGCTGCCCTCTCGCCAGCACCTGGGACTTGTGTACAGACTCGGGGTTGGAAAAGAAGCCACTGGTGTCGGAAGAGAGTGGCAAAAGCCCTGGCAAGGCCCGACCATGACCAGGAAAAACCCACCCAGTGCTGGAAAAACAATGCCTTCATCCTCCCTGCATGCATTGCCCCAAAAACCATTTtgaaacccaaacaaaccaggTGAGTGAAGCAGTTCAAGCCCTTTCTCACCTGCACACCAAACCGGCTGGGCCACAGGTTCTGGCCACTCCTCTCTGCTACCCCCACCCACGGGTGTTTTTGTcgggctggctgccccagccccagccccagtccTGGGCAGAGTGGTGGGCaaaggctgccagcagggctggaagctggctccccacccagccctgctcaaaCGCAACTCGGCTGAAGACTCAGTGCCATGAAAGGCAGCAAAAGGGAGAATCCCCGCTGGCACACCCAGCTTGGGCTGTGAGATGTTGGGCCATAACATACCAGTTCCAGGAGCACACCCCTGCCTGGGCTCACCTGCAAAGTGAGTGTaggctgtgtcctgcaggtAGGTGCCACAGCCAAAGTCGATCAATTGGGCCTGCCCGGTGGCCAGGTCAACCAGGATGTTCTCTGGTTtgatgtccctgtgcaggaccccgcagctggtgcagtgctgcacggcctccagcacctggcggaACAGCCCCCGCGCCTCCTCCTCGGACAGGAACCCCCGTGCCCGAATGAAATGGTGCAGGTCCTGAGACCGCTCTGGGCGCTCCAGCACCATCACGATGTCGTTGGGGAGCTCAAgccactccagcagctggacGACACCGGGGAAGCCAGAGGCCACCTTGTCCAGCAGCACGACCTCCAGGGGTGCGCTGGTGCCGTCGGGCTGCGGGAGGAGCGCGATGCCGTCAGTGGGGCTGAggccgtgccggggctggggaagccCTCAGCCAGCCCGGGATGCTCTGCATGCCCCGCTCAGCCCACGCCcgctctccctgcagggctcccggcagctcccaccctgccgGGCCCCGGCTCATCCCcgcccggcacggcccggctTCTGCCGCTGGCCCCGCTCACTCACCAGCTCGCCCCAGTGCCGGATGCGATCCCGCGGCACCCTTTTGATGGCCACCTGCGAGCAAGGGAGAGCAGCGGGTTCAGCTCGCCCCCCGCCTAGCCCAACcccatcctcctcatcctcctcctcctcctcctgcgcCCGCCGCTCACCGGGGCGCCGTCCGAGAGCCGCGTGGCCGCGAAGACGCTGCCGAAGCCGCCGCTGCCCAGCAGCGAACCCAGCCGGTACCGCTCCTGCAGGGCCTCCTGCGCCTTCCCTGCGGGCGGGACGCGGCTGTCAGCGCTCGGCCCGGGGCCAGGAGCGGCCCCCGAGCGCCCCCTGAGCGCCCCGGGCCGGCCATCCCCAGGCGTTCTCTGCTGGCAACGGGACAgcggcggctcggggccggcggccgcgctgccgagCGGCGGAGCTCGGGCCGGGGAAGCCGCagcggaggcggcggcagcggccgcgccgccTGTGTCCTCCGCGGGGCCCGggaggagccggggccggggccgggactGGAGCCCACgtcggggccggggccgggctcgggCCAGGCGGAGCCAAAGGGAGGCGATgccgccccagccccaggcactgatGCCCGCCCAGCAGCGCCAGCGCCAGCACGGCCAGAGCCGGGCGGGGGCGAGACCGCGGCGGGACGgccggggacggggacggggacggggacggggacggggacggggatggggacggggacggggccggggacggggcagccccgcccggggccgggggcgggtCGGGGGCATGGCTCGGCCCggcagggggagagagagactgggagaggaggggacagcgggaaaGGGAGAGCGGGAGAAGGTGCGGGACAgcgggagagggagaggaagagcaAGAGGGACTCGACAAAGTCgcttctttttctgctgcagccgctgctgccgctgcttctgctgcaactgtggctctgctgtgtcACCATGGATCCTCtgttccatgaggttccatggtGTCGCCATGGTTTTCTTGAATTGGCAGTGTCACAATGGACCACTGGTTCCATGAGCCCCCGCTGTGTCACAAGGGTGTGCTTGGTTCCATGAGGAACCAAAAAGCTATGCATAAACAGTGAGCAACACTTGTTTAAAACACTTGGGAACATcaatttgctttcaaaaggGAGGTTAAAGTGagaatggcagcagcagcttccatcTGCAACAGAGATccagggaaaggacagggacagagaatTCAGCTGAAGGGCTCAGAGAATTCTGCTTCCAGAGATCATTTCTGGCCACACTGTCCCTTGTAGAAAGGTGACACCATTCCAGGCAGCCTGTACTGAGCAGGTGCTTCCTGAGTGGGGTTTGTTGTTCAGGAAACCTGATGTAAATTAAGGGCCAGGAGACCAGCTCCTTTGAAAAGGCCTTTATTAGGTGATCAGCTCTGGGTGAGGGCCCGAGGGGTCGCGCACACCGTCGCTGCTCCCTTCGGCGacgcagaggaggaggtgaacAGTTGTGCTTCACTGCAGAACTGGGGCTTCCGTCCTCGAGGGCGTGCCTAGGAAGACGACTAGTGGCTCGTAGTCTAGGGTCCTCATCTCGGTCCGGCTACTTTCAAGTGGTGGTGACCTCCAGAACTCGATTGATGGCATGGGAGGACTCTTCCCACTAGGTCCAGTCACTTGGTTCCTCAAGTTTCCACGTTAGTTTGGTGTTTTTAGGCCCTTTTGGtggattctgttctgcttcaccTCCTTTGCATACTGCCGAGGCTGTTTCCGGCCACCATTTTGGGAGCAGCGAAGGCAATGCCCGAGGGACTGAATGAGGGTAACAATAAGGGATTTAACAAGGGGTAACAGGGGGTATTATGCAACACCAGTGAACACAGAGGAGCATATAACAACCAGGGGGTATTACAACAAGGGTACGGTTAGAAGGGACATGGGGAGACATATAGAAGCAGCAAACAGGGGGTGTATTACAACCAGGGCAGAACTGGAATGAACAGGGAGAGACATCCACAGTGGGAGACATAACAAGGGGGTACAATTGGAATGAACATGGGGGCACAACAAATATGCACTGAATTCATTCATAACAACTCCCCCCTCTATTTATTTGATCGGGCGGATGCCCGCATCAATTTGCAGTCTCTGGTTCTTGGAAATAGAATTTCCTAAGTCTTTTGTACTGGTTATATATTTCTTTGGCATCTGCGTGTTTCTGTTCTTGTCTTCCATCACCATGatccttgtttgctttttgttagCTGCCTCGGGAAGTTGGATGCTAGCTTGCACAGTTGAGGTCAGGATTCGGACTAGACAGGGAAATAAGCAGGGTAAAAATAACAGTCCAGTTATTGCACAAATAGTAATAAACGCAGCCTTTTTCCACCATTTCCCTTTAAAAGACCAAAATTCATCCCACCAGTCACTGTCTATTAAGGGAGTCCATTCTTGATTTCCCACATAAGCCAATTTTCGGATTTCTTTTGAGATGTTCTTAATCACCTCACTTTTGTCATCAATCTCCAAGCAGCATTCGGAAGAATTGAATTTTCCGCATATTCCTCCTTCATCAGCCAATAAGTAATCTACTGCCAATCTAATTTGATAGATCACTGTTCTGGTTTGGGACAATTGGTCACTTATGTGTTCAAATACTAGTGCTGTGCGATTGGACACTTTTTCAAGCACTGCTTGGAGTCTGATTATTCTATTCAACATATAAATAGGAGTCCGGTAGCCCCAGGATCCGTCTTGAGCCCAAGTGGCCGGCCCGTAGGTCCGGATGATTTCATCGGGAGTCCACACTTTACTTTTCCATGTTTGTGTACCTCCCATGTCAATTAGgtcccttttctttctgtcttcctttcttAGGTCATCATATACCGGGACTCCTAAGTGTGCTTCTGACTTTTTGGGTAGTAGGAAAAAGGCTGGTTTAATGATCCCTATGGTGCAACTCCCTGCCCAGTCTCCCGGGAGTCTTGTATATGCAGTATCCccacaaatccaaaataaatacTCTGGGACCTGCCAGAACTCATCTCCAACTTCAgttgggaattcccaaaattttgACACTTCTCTGATTCCCCAAAAGGGGTTTACtcctttttctgtgcatttatgAAGGTTATATCCTTCATGATATATGCatcccttttctgttttcccgATGGCCCAGTATATAAGGGGCTCCCTTGGGACCCATTTGGTCTCCAAattctttattaataaatatcTTTTACATGCCATCTTCCCTACAGGAGTGTTGTACCTCTTCACTATTCTTAGAATGCATTCTTCCCCtattatttttgattttaaatctcatttttccctccccctaGATGCCAATAGttcatattttggttttgtctgtttcCACCTCAGAATTTCTAGTGGGCTTAAACCAATCCCCTCCCAAGGCCAGATTTCTGTCATTTGGGTACTTCCACAAATCCAACAACTGGTCAAATTTAGTTCTTTGCTTATCTTTTCAACCAAATCTATGAACAAATTTTTTCCTAAGGGGATATCAGGATCATCCTTTTTCCACATCAGTTGTTTTTCCTTAACTATGTCTTTTAATCCTCCGCTTTCGAAACAAAACCAAGCTTCTCCTATTGGGCACTCCCCAAGTAGGCGCTGCCTATAAGAGGCAGTATTTCTTGTAGTCCAATAAACTTTCCCGTCCTCTTGACAGGTAATTAACTGAGAGTGATTAAAACAGCTTGGGTTAATATTAGTGTGGACTCTGAATAGGGACCTCAGGTCTTCCCCATCATATATGGGGTGATAACACTTAGTGCAGGGGTTCTCTCCTTTGCTGAGAGTACCATATATCAGTAGTATCACCATCAATTTCTCCAAGAATCCAGTAGGGGCCATTTCCCTCATGCCGACACCCCCCGGTCTTGCCTCTTGGGCCGAGGTCTCTCTGTATATTCTATAGAGTCTCCCGACACTGGCTGCTTTCACTCTCTCTGTTCCCTAATCTTTCCTTACCCCTTTTAGGAGTACTCAGTAGGAGAAAAACTTTGAACATTTTTGTAAGGCTTGTAACTCTTTAACTAATAACCACCATTAAAACAATTTGTAACAGTTTACAAAATTCATTCTATTTATCCCATAACACATTCCTTAACTCGGTCCTTCAGTCCTTGCTAGTTCCTGAGTTTCTCCTGAGAATTAATTTCAAGTCCTTTGGATTTTGAATTACTGTCCACTCCTGTGGGTTAAGGGATGGGGTTCCTTCCACTGGTTCTGCGGGTAGTGCAGGGGACCTGGGTCCTTCGTCAGGAGGTGTTACTGGCCCTTTAACTCGAGTGATGTGAGTCCAACCCTTTTCCCGAGTCCGTACCGCGGTGTGTGTAGTCAGCAACACCTGAAAGGGACCTTCAAATTTAGGTGTTAGAGGGATATTGTTCCAAGATTTAATCAATACCCAATCCCCAGGGTGGATAGTGTGCACATTGGTATCATGGGGAGAAGTTTGGGGTATATATCCCTTTTTTCTAAGGCCCTCCAATGTTTTGCCAATGGCTTCTAAGTATTTTTGGGTAGCTTCCTCTCCATCCAAGTAAGCACCAGTACTGTAGGGGGACAATAAAAAGGGAAGTCCAAACATCATCTCATAGGGGGAGACTCCTATGTCTGCTCGGGGTCTCGTTCTGATCCGTAATAGAGCTAAAggttgtcctggtttaggacaaattaggggaaaacatctccaaaggagccccttataggaaacaaaaccctccgcaacttccccccaccaccgggttcgggaggaatttcttcagaggggaagtggaaaaaacttgtttattaaggaacaacaaaaaacactccccagcacaagagaaatagcccgaGATGacaacagatgttttcaccagtccaaggggttgagctgtatctctcttcgccgcagagggtacgcagcttctctcgcagaccccgggggagctcctgcccggagtaggtccgatgtcttcggggggggggggggggggaagggaacaacagAAAccggggaaaaaggaaaaaaaatggcgaaaaaagcaagcaggtgaaaagcaaagaaaaagaaaggaaaacagagctagcaaagcaggcagccagcagcgagcaaaagcagcaagcaaaagcaaagcagcaagccagcagcgagccagggcagggggaaggaagacaaaacaaactgagagcagggaacagaaaccacgattgggataatgagcatgaaaatgtcctgtccccacgacattccaccccttatcccatatcgtgaacatgttactgaaacttccttcctgcctgctcaAACCTTCCACACTTACACATTCTCTTCCATTCTTACTTGCTCTGACTTTCAACCctttcacatttccttctgtttcatgtCTGTATGATCTAACGTACAGACAATGGTGGTCACGCTTAACAAACAATGGTATCATCCCACaatcagatctccctgaggtacacaaCGGGTTGtcccatctttctgcattatccaccagGTATAACCTGGTCcttgagcaaagacaatcccgCGAATGGGTTTGCCTGTACTCGAGGCAGGATTAATCCATACTGTCTTCCCCAACAAACCTCTGACATGGgccactgggactttatctctGTCTACTATATTgagggactcagactgggcaggacctgctcggttggtggaacctcgggtgttaactaaccaggtggcctctgccaaatgctgctcccagtttttgaaagatcccccacccaatgctttcaaggtgtttttaacagtccattgtacctctccaccttgcctgcagctggtgcatggtaggggatatggtacacccactcaatgccatgttccctagcccaggagttgataaggctgttcttaaaatgagtcccattgtctgactcaatcctctcaggggtaccatgcctccaaaggacctgcttttcaaggcccaggatggtgttacgggctgtagcatgagacac is part of the Vidua chalybeata isolate OUT-0048 chromosome 37, bVidCha1 merged haplotype, whole genome shotgun sequence genome and encodes:
- the LOC128802316 gene encoding serine/threonine-protein kinase pim-1-like isoform X1, which translates into the protein MATPWNLMEQRIHGDTAEPQLQQKQRQQRLQQKKKRLCRVPLALPLPLPLSRTFSRSPFPAVPSSPSLSLPLPGRAMPPTRPRPRAGLPRPRPRPRPHPRPRPRPRPRPRPRPSRRGLAPARLWPCWRWRCWAGISAWGWGGIASLWLRLARARPRPRRGLQSRPRPRLLPGPAEDTGGAAAAAASAAASPARAPPLGSAAAGPEPPLSRCQQRTPGDGRPGALRGRSGAAPGPGPSADSRVPPAGKAQEALQERYRLGSLLGSGGFGSVFAATRLSDGAPVAIKRVPRDRIRHWGELPDGTSAPLEVVLLDKVASGFPGVVQLLEWLELPNDIVMVLERPERSQDLHHFIRARGFLSEEEARGLFRQVLEAVQHCTSCGVLHRDIKPENILVDLATGQAQLIDFGCGTYLQDTAYTHFAGTRSYSPPEWTHAGWYYGKPATIWSLGILLHQMVCGEHPFRRGRNISWDHQLSLPQRLSPECQDVIRRCLSMLDMERPSLEELFCDPWMQDIHLP
- the LOC128802316 gene encoding tyrosine-protein phosphatase non-receptor type 23-like isoform X3 → MATPWNLMEQRIHGDTAEPQLQQKQRQQRLQQKKKRLCRVPLALPLPLPLSRTFSRSPFPAVPSSPSLSLPLPGRAMPPTRPRPRAGLPRPRPRPRPHPRPRPRPRPRPRPRPSRRGLAPARLWPCWRWRCWAGISAWGWGGIASLWLRLARARPRPRRGLQSRPRPRLLPGPAEDTGGAAAAAASAAASPARAPPLGSAAAGPEPPLSRCQQRTPGDGRPGALRGRSGAAPGPGPSADSRVPPAGKAQEALQERYRLGSLLGSGGFGSVFAATRLSDGAPVAIKRVPRDRIRHWGELPDGTSAPLEVVLLDKVASGFPGVVQLLEWLELPNDIVMVLERPERSQDLHHFIRARGFLSEEEARGLFRQEHGHTAPRNGPTLAGTMASQPPSGPWASCCTRWSAGSTLSGGAGTSAGTISSRCHNGSLQSAKM
- the LOC128802316 gene encoding serine/threonine-protein kinase pim-2-like isoform X2 — its product is MATPWNLMEQRIHGDTAEPQLQQKQRQQRLQQKKKRLCRVPLALPLPLPLSRTFSRSPFPAVPSSPSLSLPLPGRAMPPTRPRPRAGLPRPRPRPRPHPRPRPRPRPRPRPRPSRRGLAPARLWPCWRWRCWAGISAWGWGGIASLWLRLARARPRPRRGLQSRPRPRLLPGPAEDTGGAAAAAASAAASPARAPPLGSAAAGPEPPLSRCQQRTPGDGRPGALRGRSGAAPGPGPSADSRVPPAGKAQEALQERYRLGSLLGSGGFGSVFAATRLSDGAPVAIKRVPRDRIRHWGELPDGTSAPLEVVLLDKVASGFPGVVQLLEWLELPNDIVMVLERPERSQDLHHFIRARGFLSEEEARGLFRQVLEAVQHCTSCGVLHRDIKPENILVDLATGQAQLIDFGCGTYLQDTAYTHFAECQDVIRRCLSMLDMERPSLEELFCDPWMQDIHLP